The following DNA comes from Candidatus Nitrosotalea okcheonensis.
AATATATCCTGGAGAAGTTCAACGAATGACTGCAGGTTCTGGAATAATGCATGCCGAATCAAACAATTCAAAAGAAAAACCACTGCGATTGTTGCAAATGTGGGTGTTTGCAAACAAGAAAGGTCTAATGCCGTCTTGGGAACAAAAAAAATTTACAAAAAAAGAAATGATGGACAAACTTGTACCAGTGATTACTCCTGAAAACAGCAAGGACAATAATACATTACACATACATCAGAATGCAACATTTTACTTGGCATCTCTTACAGCTCAAGGCCAAGTAACACACAAGCTAGGATCTGCAAGACAAGCATACTTGTTTGTAATAGACGGGAAGATAAAATTTGGAAACTATGACATGCAGACAAGAGATGTGGCCATGATATCACAAGAAGACAAAATTAAGATCCAGGCAAAAATTCCAACAGATCTCATACTGATTGATCTGCCAGAACAATATGTAGTCAATGGATGAACAACTGCATTTTTCTAAATGCAAAGAATCTGCACAAAATCATCATGAGATTTATAGTAACTTGTTCAAGCTAAAACAATGCAGTACAAGTGGATAGCACTAACTAACACTACGATGTGCATCTTGATGGCATCACTTGATGCCAACATTCTCATCATTGCACTTCCAAGACTTGTTCCTGATCTACATGTCTCACTTATTGAAACAATATGGATAATTCTCTCATATGGACTTGTTACCACATCTGTTCTGCTCAGCTTTGGCAGACTGGCTGACATGTTTGGAAGGGTAAAACTCTACAACTTTGGCCTGGTGGTTTTTACAATTGCATCATTTCTATGCAGTCTTGCCCAGACTGGAACTGAGTTGATAATATTTCGAATAATTCAGGCCTTGGGCGCTGCCTTTCTGTTCTCTAACAGTGCAGCCATATTGACAGATGCTTTTGATGCAAAGGAAAGAGGCAAAGCTTTAGGGCTTAACCAAATATCTATTGTGATAGGGTCTGCACTGGGCCTGGTACTTGGTGGCATATTGACAGAAACACTGGGTTGGAGAGCAATTTTTTGGGTCAATATCCCTATAGGGATTTTTGCAATTGTTTGGTCACGAGCAAAACTTCGAGAGCTGGGCATTATGACAAAAGGCAAGATAGATTGGACTGGAAATTCAATACTTGTAGCATCACTGGTTCTAATTATGTTTGGAATCACATTTGGTTCTTTACATATAGTAGATTCTCTTGGAGCAATACTTCTTCTAGTCGGAGGGATTAGTCTCTTGGTATTGTTTGTGTATGTTGAATCAAAAACAAAAGAGCCTATGTTTGATCTGGCTCTTTTTAAAATAAAGTTTTTTTCTGCAGGAAATACCACCATATTTCTAAATGCATTGGCAAGAGGCGCATTAGTTTTGATAATGGCATTTTATCTTCAGGGACCATCGATGCGTCTGAGTCCATTTACTGCTGGACTGTATCTGATACCTGTATCATTTACAATTGCAACATTTGGGCCAATAAGTGGATGGCTTTCGGATAGGTATGGTCCTAGGTTGCTTACGGTATCTGGATTGTTATTGTCAGCAGTAGGATTTTTGATATTATCCCAGATTGGATCGAAAACTAGTTTTAATGATCTAATGTTACCTCTTGCATTGGTAGGTGCAGGGATGGGACTGTTCGCATCTCCTAACAGGTCTTCTATAATGAACTCTGTTCCTCCTCAACGACGGGGTGTTGCAGCTGGGATGAGCACTACTCTTGTAACACTTGGAAACATGATCAGTCTTGGAATGTCTTTTGCAATACTTGCCAGCACAGTTCCAATGTCAGATCTTGAATCGATATTTTTGGGCGCTTCAGGTCATGTTGAATCCGCAGATGTTGTATCTAACTTTATGAATTCTGTCCATGTGGTATTTTTCATCTCTACCTTTGTTTTACTGGTATCGATAATACCTGCTGTGCTGAATCGTTCGCAAAAAGAGCATATAATATACTAAATTTTTTCCACATGTGGAAAATTACTACCTAAATGATCTTTAGGTATTCATTAAACATAAAGAACAGTTTTCTATTATGATATAAAATGCACTCAAAAAAGCCAAATGTTTTTGATATCCTGACAACTCGGTTAGGAGATGAATTCCCACAGTTTTCAAGAATTCGTGCTGACTGGGAGTTTGTTCTTACTGAAAAGAAATCAGGAGAGGTAAAAAACACAAAAAAATTCCAAATATTGGTAATTCAAAACGATCTTGAAAAATATCAACATGTTGGAATAATAATTTCTGAACTAAGTAGCGAATATGTACAGCTTCCAGCTCTAGTAGAGAAATTTTTGTCAGAAATAAAAAAGACAATTGAGGTAAATGTGGGTGAAACCCTGGGAGAAAAGAAAATATTTGATATGTCAGGATTACAGTTCACAGGAAATGTCTATCTGTATGCTGACAGACTGCTTGTAGCAGAAGATGCTGTGCAAAAACATTTCAAAAAGAACAACTTGGATCTGCATCTTCGAGTCGAAAAAAGAATCTTGTTCTGAGATAACGTTGTTCTGATATTGCAAAAGACTCTGATAATTACTCTGGATTGATTATTGTTTTTGTAAAACTATGGATTAAATGTAATCTGCCAAACTCTAAATATCAGATGATAAAAACCGAGTGCATGGAAATTATACCAACAGGACGCCTTGAACTCTTGTCCGAAATGGAAGAAAGATACGAGAAAAAAGACAAGGAATACTTTGTTGGCCTATTAGATGACAAAGATTTTGTAATAAGGTGCAGGACAGTCTGCATTCTTGTAGATATGGGTGGAGAAGATGTTGTTCCACATGTGGCAAGCGTATTGAAAAACGACTCTAATGAATTAGTACGACACGAGGCAGCTTTCTCCTTAGGACAAATGTGTCTAAGAAGCGGAATAAAGCCATTGGAAGACGCAACACGAAATGATCCTAGCTTGTTTGTAAGACATGAGGCTGCTGTAGCACTTGGAGTGATTGGCTCTCAAGATGCAAAGGAAACTCTGCAAAAGGCTCTTGAAGACTCTAGTGAGCAGGTAAGGGATTCAGCTGTAGTTGCACTATCTAATTTGAAATTCATGGAAAGTCTTTGTAAGAATGAAAAATTTGCCAAGATGACTGGCGGCTAGATTGGTGTAACAACAGTTCCTTCAGGTGTGGACTTGAAATCATAGATTGCATCAATGTTTGAATTTTCAAATATGTCTGAATCATGTGTGATTATGATGAACTGGGAGATTGCATCAATGTTTGATTCAAATGCTTGCGAAAGTACATTTACAAGTGATTTTCTTCTTTCCTGGTCCAAATGAGTTGTCGGCTCATCAAGTATGATGAAATTCAAGTTTGAAGTTCCCATAAAATGAGCCATTCCAAGACGTAGTGCAAGTGCTACGCTCATCTTCTCTCCTCCACTCAAAGATTCCAAATCTATTTCCAAGTTTCCGGAGTAGCATGTGATGCCTACATCTCTTGACTTGTCTTCTAGCGTGATTCTCTGGATTTTTACATTAAATGTTGAAAGATACTCTGAGGCTTTTTGCGATATCATGTTTAGAGCCCATGAGCGTAGACTTGTGGCAACAGGTCCATCTCGGTTGTAAATCTTACTGCGTATTGCCTCAAGGCCTGTGACATATTGTTTTACTTTATGCAATTCAAGCAATATCTGAGAAATTTTTTCCGCATCTTCCTGACGTATCACTAATTTTGTATTTGTGACAGTAATTTCTTGATCCAGCATGCCTAGCGCTTTTCTTTTTTGTTCCAGCCTTGATTTCAAGTCTCTGAAATGGTTAATGTCAAAGTCCCTCGTCTCATCAACCAACCTAGTTATTGATTTTATCACATCTGTGGAATATTCATCAATTGCATATTGCATGAGATTTCCAGAGTTTATCTCATGGGGAATTCCTTGTGTACTTACCTGTAGTTTTGATATTTCCTCTTCAAGCTTTGTCAAATCCTCATGAGTTTTGATATTGTTTGAAGCCAGAATCCCTTCTGCTTTTATGATTTGCTGTAGTTTTAGATCAAACTCTTTTTTTTTGCTCTGAATAGAGGTGTTTTTCTTTGTAATGTCTTCTTTTTTCTTTTTTAATGCTTCAATCTCAAATGTAATGTATTTCTCATCAAATAACGGATTTAACTTGTCAACGCTAGAATCGCAGACCGGACATTTTCCATCTACCAAGTGAAGTTTGTTTGCAATATCTTGCTGACTCTGTATTATAGTTATTTTTTCTTCTACTTGTTTTAGTTCAGCTTGAATATTATCAATATCTAGTTGAATCTGTTCTGTGTCTGACTCTACTTGCAATTTGACTTTTGTAACTGATAAACTGTTTGAGCAATCTGAAAATTTTTTCTCCTTTTCTACAAGATCTCGTTTCATCTTGACAATAGAGTCTCGTATGTATCTGAGAAGATCTTCTTTTTCTCTCTCTATTTCCTTTATCTTGGTCTCTTTTGGGGTTTCAATTTCAATATCATGCTCTAGTGTAGAAAATTCCTGTTCTCGTAGAATTTTCTCCTCCATGATTTTTTTCTTTTGTGGCTCAAGCACTGATATCTCTTTTAACAACACGTCAATTCGAGCCTGAAGCGTGTCAATATCAGTATCATCATGGCCTAGTCTGGACTTTATTGTTCCTCTAAAACTGTCTATTGTTTTTTTCATGGATTCATATGCAATGTCTAGCTTATCTATCCCAACTATTGCATTGACTAGCTCTTTGAATTTTCTAGGGTCTGCCTCAATTATTGCCTGAAGTTCACCTTGTTGAACTATTGACGCAACCTTGAGCTTTTCAAAGTCTAGTCCAATTAGTGATTCTATTTCCTTTGTCATGGATTCTCCAAATTGCTTGCGCTCTCCAGCTACGAGCGAAACCATTTCGCCGTTTATTTTTTCATAAAGAACTGCTCCCGCTGTTCCCTTGGAGTCAATCTTGCGTACTGCCTCAAATTGTCTGTGTCCTAAGGAAAACTCTACTTTGGAGTATGACTGGTTGCTCCCTCTCCGTAAAAGCCCTTTTGTTGATTTTCTTAGGTGTTCCCCAAATAGGGCAAATGTTATCGCATCAATGATGCTTGATTTGCCAGCACCGTTTTGTCCAACAAATACAGTAACACCTCTGTCAAATGTCAATTTGGTATTCTTGTGTGAAAGGAAATTTTCTATCTCAACTGACTGTAGCATTTTCTACTCCTTTCTTGAATCTCTCAAAATCTTCAATTATTGCCTGCCTTGCCTCCTCTATGTTACCTCTGGATAATAGTGGCAAGAGTTCGTTTATTGCAAAGTTTGCCTTGTCTGTAGAACCAAGCATCTCTTTTGCAATTCTGTACATTTCATCTTCTATCATTAGCGGTTTGTTCACAAATACCGATCCGTTTGATTGTTCCTTTGAAACATGTTTCCAAAAACAACGTAGTGTCTGATCTGTTAGTCTTGAAATTTGAGACTGCATCAATCCTGAATCTAAAATTTCTCCTGTTACATTCAACTCCAATATTGGTTTTCTTGAAAATAATTTTATCTTCTCTGATAACCTGTCTATCTCACTTGAGATGTCTTGTACTGACGTTTTGATGGAAAACTGTGGACGGGTATCAAGTTTTATCCATGTTGGATTGGACTCTTGTCCTGAAATATCTACTTGATAAAATCCCTTTTGTGTCTCTTTTATTCCCTCACTTGACGTAAGTTCGGTGGATCCTGGATATGCTAGTGGTCCTCCCAAATGTGAAAATTGCTTCAACTCTTGTTCATGGAGGTGACCCATTGCATAATATGTAAAATTACTTGGTAGATCTGTGGAGTTTAACTCACCTGCAAACTTGTTAATTTCTGTAATTCCCTGGTGCAAGACTAATATCTTATGCCCTTGATGTTTTTTTGCATCTGCATCAATTTGAGAAAAGTCATCTTCAAACGATTCAATCTCTGCTTTTCTACGCTTGTCAAATCCAGCAATCAAAACATCCTTGTAAATGATTGGCTTGCCGTTTCCGATGTACTTTGAAAACTCTAGATTGTGGTATACCCAGGGAACAGGAGTTGCTCTAATTCTACTGATGTCATGTTCTCCTAGTATAAAGAAAGATTCAATGTTGTTTTTCTTTAGGCGCTTTAAGGCGTTTGCTAAAACAACAATTGCCTTCCCGCTTGGATTTGGGACGTGAAATATGTCTCCTGCAAGTATGATGAAATCTACATGATCTTTTATTGATGTGTCAATTGCCTCATCAAACGCAGTGTACACATCATTTTCACGCTCTTCTGAATGATATTGTACAAAACCAAGATGTGTATCTGATATGTGTGAAAAGATCATCTCAATCTAATAGCAGGTCTTTTTGAATCATTGACTCGGTCGATTCTTTTGCAACTTGTTTGAACTTATCTGTCTGGTTCCACTCTGATACTGCATTCAAATCCGATCCTGATTTTTTACTCTTTACCTCATCCACATGTACAATTGATGGCAAGTTCACCCATTGTCCAATCAAAACAGCATCACCGATATTCAAAGATGAAAGTTGTGATAATAGATCTTTGCTTAGTGATTCTGCAGCCGATGCAATCTGCTGTTGATCATCATCCTGCACTATTTTCATTATTGCAAGTGAACCCATCTGGCTCAATACGTTTGGATCAATGTTTCGCGGTCTTTGAGATACTACTCCCAAACCTATTCCAAATTTGCGACCCTCCCTTGCTACTTTTGATGCCCAGTATTTTGTATCGGTATGTTCGCCCTTTGGAATAAACACATGTGCCTCTTCTATTATTACAAATATTGGTGCAAGAAACTTGTTGTTTCTTTTGCTTGATGTCTTGCCTTTCCTCTCCCAAACTGCATCCTTTCTATGTTGCAACAATTCTTGTAAATAATATGACAGTCCTGCATTTGCCTGTCTCTCGCTGAGCTCCGATATGTTAAGCACATTGACCCTGCCTTCCTTGATTAGATCTACTGGATCTCCACAATCTGGATCTAGTATGTCTGAAAACCTATGTTTTGCGTCATCTATCTTGTCTAAAACCCTACTTGCACTATCTGCATAGCCCTTGACAGTCCGACCAAAAGATGCTGTGCTCTCTTCTAAGGCTTGCCAGAAATCCTTTGACTGCTTCACCGCCTCTGTAAGAGACTCTCGCAATGCTCTTTGTTGCTTGTCTGCATTTTCTCTTAGCTCTATTACTTCTGCTAGCTTGTCTGAAGGTAAAAGTCTGGGGTTTATCTTTGCCAGCATGTAGTTTATCTTTGGCACATCCAAGTTCTCATAATCATTGTGGTAGTCAAAAATAATCAAGGTACCATTTAGTGATGAAACATGTCTTGCAATCAGGGATACAAGATTGCTCTTTCCCATGCCAGTCATTGCAAGTATAGCTAGATGTCTTGATACCATCTTGTTGACATTAATCTTGGCCTCTATGCTAGAGTTTCTCAAAAGAGAGCCAATTCTGATCCACTCTTCTGTTATGGGTCCAAATATTGCACCAAGATCTTTTTGTGTTGCCTCAAGAATTGAGGTACCTGGCAATGGCGGTACTGCTGGCAGAACCATCTGACCGTTTTGTAACTTGTCCAAAAAGCCAAGTATTCCTATCTTTACCTTGTAATTCTTATCTCGTGAATTTATATCTGCGACTTCTTTGCTTTCTACAGCTTCATCAAAATTTCTTACATCTGTTAATGCTTCGCTTGATATTATTGATTTTTCAACAAGACCTAGAATCTGTCCGTCTTGAGAATCAATTATTACATATTCTCCTACCGAAAGCGGCTTTGATGATTGGGCAGTAACATCTGTAGGTCTTGATTCTCCTATTACTACACCTATTGTCAATTCAGCACCTCTCTTGAACCGATTTCATTTCCTAGTCCATATAGGCTAACAAGTCTTGCAAGATCTACACTGGTTATCTTGCAGTTTTCATGTGCAAGCTTTAACGAGTACGGATATCCACCTACACTGTTTTTTGTTATCATGTCAAGAAGTAATTTTATTTCGTTTTCCATGTGGTTTGACCCTAAAAGTTCTATTTTGATTAGTGGAGTGGAATCTCTTAGTCTTGCGTAGACATAGGATACTATTTTGCCAGGTCCCAGGCTGGTATCAACAAATATTTTACTAAAACCAGGCGTCTTGATTGCGTGGTTGTAATAGAAAATATCTCCCGCTATGGAGCCGAGTTTTTCAAATTGTTTTCTTGCAGATGACGTTTTTGATATGAAAATCACATTGTTTCTTTTTTTTATTGCGGATGTGATAGAGTTTCCAAGCGATGTCTGTCTAGTAAGAAATTGTGAATAGAGCGAACCATCTAATGCCACCAAGTCTGCCTTGTCCACTGAATTGATACATGCCTCTACTTCCATCTTACTTGCCTGCATCTCAAGTTCGGGCGCAGGTTGACCGAGTCCCTGTCTGTGATTCTCAGTTATTATCTGGCCGTCTGATTTTACTGATACGCCAGTTACTACCCATAACTCTAGCCCTTGAAACTTTGTACTGTTGTAACTACTGTCTATTCCAGCAATCTCAGCATCTTTTTTCTGAGGGGTATACTCTATCCAGTTTTCCTTGGCTGTTTTGATTATATGATCAAATTTCTCGCCCCTAAAGACGGATCTTACTGCTTCACGCTTCTCTATTGCATCGCGATATACAGCATTGAGCATAAAACACCTTTGCCTACGGAGATAAAATGTTTCTCGTTTGAAATGGATTTGTTCTCAAGCTAGTGCAAATTCAACATAAATCTGACTAGTTAAAATGATGGTACTGTGTAATACATGCATGTTTGAAAACGAAAAAACTTGGATGAGATTTGTAGAAAACAACTCCACTGATGAGTTTCACAAGAACTTTGATAATGCTATAGATAAAGCACAAAAGGATTTTGGAAAGGCATATCCAATGATAGTGGGAGGAAAGGAGATCTTTTCTGATGATGTATTCCAAGTCCGATCCCCTGCAGACAAGAATATTGTATTGGCAAACTTTCCTCTTGCTACAAAGGATGACGTTTTACGTGCAATTGAAACCGCAAGGGAGTCATTTTACAAATGGTCTCTTGTATCATATAAAAAAAGAGTTCAGATATTTCGCGAAGTTGCCGACACCTTCTCTCAAAATAAATTCAGTCTTGCGGCAATCATGAGCTTTGAAAATGGAAAGAACAGACTTGAGGCAATGGGGGATTTGGACGAATCAATAGATTTCATGAGATTTTACGCCGAACAACTTGAAATAAACGAGGGATTTTCAAAAGAAACCAAAAGTGCTTCTCCAAACGAGAAGACAAGGAGTGTTCTAAAACCATATGGAGTCTGGGGAATAATCTCGCCGTTTAATTTTCCTTCTGCAATTGCAATAGGGATGACATCTGGGGCTTTGATCACTGGAAATACTGTCGTCTTAAAGCCGTCAAGCGATGCACCAATATCTGGATTCAAGTTTGTCGAACAAATCTATCACAAACTTCCTCCTGCAACAATAAACTTTGTAACTGGTGCTGGAAGCATAGTTGGAAAAACAATAATTGAAAGCAACATGGTTGATGGCATTGCATTTACTGGCTCAAAAGAGGTGGGAATGACTGGATATTCTACATTTGAAACAACTAAGCCTCGACCATTTATCTCTGAGATGGGAGGGAAAAATCCAACAATAGTTTCCTCCTCATCCGATGTGGAAAAGGCAGTAGAT
Coding sequences within:
- a CDS encoding pirin family protein — encoded protein: MGVKIIPSDEHYQNKTDWLTTYHHFSFAEYQNLEKMNFGPLRVFNDDEIQPGTGFDFHHHRDMEIVTYVIDGELEHKDNQGNHGIIYPGEVQRMTAGSGIMHAESNNSKEKPLRLLQMWVFANKKGLMPSWEQKKFTKKEMMDKLVPVITPENSKDNNTLHIHQNATFYLASLTAQGQVTHKLGSARQAYLFVIDGKIKFGNYDMQTRDVAMISQEDKIKIQAKIPTDLILIDLPEQYVVNG
- a CDS encoding MFS transporter, with translation MQYKWIALTNTTMCILMASLDANILIIALPRLVPDLHVSLIETIWIILSYGLVTTSVLLSFGRLADMFGRVKLYNFGLVVFTIASFLCSLAQTGTELIIFRIIQALGAAFLFSNSAAILTDAFDAKERGKALGLNQISIVIGSALGLVLGGILTETLGWRAIFWVNIPIGIFAIVWSRAKLRELGIMTKGKIDWTGNSILVASLVLIMFGITFGSLHIVDSLGAILLLVGGISLLVLFVYVESKTKEPMFDLALFKIKFFSAGNTTIFLNALARGALVLIMAFYLQGPSMRLSPFTAGLYLIPVSFTIATFGPISGWLSDRYGPRLLTVSGLLLSAVGFLILSQIGSKTSFNDLMLPLALVGAGMGLFASPNRSSIMNSVPPQRRGVAAGMSTTLVTLGNMISLGMSFAILASTVPMSDLESIFLGASGHVESADVVSNFMNSVHVVFFISTFVLLVSIIPAVLNRSQKEHIIY
- a CDS encoding HEAT repeat domain-containing protein, which gives rise to MEIIPTGRLELLSEMEERYEKKDKEYFVGLLDDKDFVIRCRTVCILVDMGGEDVVPHVASVLKNDSNELVRHEAAFSLGQMCLRSGIKPLEDATRNDPSLFVRHEAAVALGVIGSQDAKETLQKALEDSSEQVRDSAVVALSNLKFMESLCKNEKFAKMTGG
- a CDS encoding AAA family ATPase → MLQSVEIENFLSHKNTKLTFDRGVTVFVGQNGAGKSSIIDAITFALFGEHLRKSTKGLLRRGSNQSYSKVEFSLGHRQFEAVRKIDSKGTAGAVLYEKINGEMVSLVAGERKQFGESMTKEIESLIGLDFEKLKVASIVQQGELQAIIEADPRKFKELVNAIVGIDKLDIAYESMKKTIDSFRGTIKSRLGHDDTDIDTLQARIDVLLKEISVLEPQKKKIMEEKILREQEFSTLEHDIEIETPKETKIKEIEREKEDLLRYIRDSIVKMKRDLVEKEKKFSDCSNSLSVTKVKLQVESDTEQIQLDIDNIQAELKQVEEKITIIQSQQDIANKLHLVDGKCPVCDSSVDKLNPLFDEKYITFEIEALKKKKEDITKKNTSIQSKKKEFDLKLQQIIKAEGILASNNIKTHEDLTKLEEEISKLQVSTQGIPHEINSGNLMQYAIDEYSTDVIKSITRLVDETRDFDINHFRDLKSRLEQKRKALGMLDQEITVTNTKLVIRQEDAEKISQILLELHKVKQYVTGLEAIRSKIYNRDGPVATSLRSWALNMISQKASEYLSTFNVKIQRITLEDKSRDVGITCYSGNLEIDLESLSGGEKMSVALALRLGMAHFMGTSNLNFIILDEPTTHLDQERRKSLVNVLSQAFESNIDAISQFIIITHDSDIFENSNIDAIYDFKSTPEGTVVTPI
- a CDS encoding metallophosphoesterase family protein, which produces MIFSHISDTHLGFVQYHSEERENDVYTAFDEAIDTSIKDHVDFIILAGDIFHVPNPSGKAIVVLANALKRLKKNNIESFFILGEHDISRIRATPVPWVYHNLEFSKYIGNGKPIIYKDVLIAGFDKRRKAEIESFEDDFSQIDADAKKHQGHKILVLHQGITEINKFAGELNSTDLPSNFTYYAMGHLHEQELKQFSHLGGPLAYPGSTELTSSEGIKETQKGFYQVDISGQESNPTWIKLDTRPQFSIKTSVQDISSEIDRLSEKIKLFSRKPILELNVTGEILDSGLMQSQISRLTDQTLRCFWKHVSKEQSNGSVFVNKPLMIEDEMYRIAKEMLGSTDKANFAINELLPLLSRGNIEEARQAIIEDFERFKKGVENATVS
- a CDS encoding ATP-binding protein, with the translated sequence MTIGVVIGESRPTDVTAQSSKPLSVGEYVIIDSQDGQILGLVEKSIISSEALTDVRNFDEAVESKEVADINSRDKNYKVKIGILGFLDKLQNGQMVLPAVPPLPGTSILEATQKDLGAIFGPITEEWIRIGSLLRNSSIEAKINVNKMVSRHLAILAMTGMGKSNLVSLIARHVSSLNGTLIIFDYHNDYENLDVPKINYMLAKINPRLLPSDKLAEVIELRENADKQQRALRESLTEAVKQSKDFWQALEESTASFGRTVKGYADSASRVLDKIDDAKHRFSDILDPDCGDPVDLIKEGRVNVLNISELSERQANAGLSYYLQELLQHRKDAVWERKGKTSSKRNNKFLAPIFVIIEEAHVFIPKGEHTDTKYWASKVAREGRKFGIGLGVVSQRPRNIDPNVLSQMGSLAIMKIVQDDDQQQIASAAESLSKDLLSQLSSLNIGDAVLIGQWVNLPSIVHVDEVKSKKSGSDLNAVSEWNQTDKFKQVAKESTESMIQKDLLLD
- a CDS encoding DNA double-strand break repair nuclease NurA, which gives rise to MLNAVYRDAIEKREAVRSVFRGEKFDHIIKTAKENWIEYTPQKKDAEIAGIDSSYNSTKFQGLELWVVTGVSVKSDGQIITENHRQGLGQPAPELEMQASKMEVEACINSVDKADLVALDGSLYSQFLTRQTSLGNSITSAIKKRNNVIFISKTSSARKQFEKLGSIAGDIFYYNHAIKTPGFSKIFVDTSLGPGKIVSYVYARLRDSTPLIKIELLGSNHMENEIKLLLDMITKNSVGGYPYSLKLAHENCKITSVDLARLVSLYGLGNEIGSREVLN
- a CDS encoding aldehyde dehydrogenase family protein; amino-acid sequence: MFENEKTWMRFVENNSTDEFHKNFDNAIDKAQKDFGKAYPMIVGGKEIFSDDVFQVRSPADKNIVLANFPLATKDDVLRAIETARESFYKWSLVSYKKRVQIFREVADTFSQNKFSLAAIMSFENGKNRLEAMGDLDESIDFMRFYAEQLEINEGFSKETKSASPNEKTRSVLKPYGVWGIISPFNFPSAIAIGMTSGALITGNTVVLKPSSDAPISGFKFVEQIYHKLPPATINFVTGAGSIVGKTIIESNMVDGIAFTGSKEVGMTGYSTFETTKPRPFISEMGGKNPTIVSSSSDVEKAVDGVMRAAFGFSGQKCSACSRVYVQKSIANKFLERLVAKTSALKIGKPWERDAYIGPVINDAAVKKFQRAAEIAKKDGIILCGGSLVSDEQHKDGNFVTPTIVVHLPKDHELIREELFLPFLCVEEFENFDEALVMANKSNYGLTAGIFSQDKNEIEKFFEKIEAGVTYANRAASATTGAMVGAQPFVGWKDSGISGKGAGGVYYLLQFLREQTQTRCE